Genomic DNA from Corylus avellana chromosome ca4, CavTom2PMs-1.0:
attaaaaaaaatattttaccctAAAACAAATTGATTATGAGAGGTAGTCGTACAATTAGGGGTATCAACCCAGTCCTGGTTCTCtgttattggccaaaaccgggaacTAGAACTGTGGTACccggttttttaattttggaaaacCAGAACCAGTTACCCGGTAACCCGGTTATACAATAACCGACCGGTTTCGGTTGGTACCCAATTATCTAGACCAGGTAATcggctttttaaaaaaaaaaaaaaaaaaaaattatttttggcttattttaggtactGAGCCtaattttttgggcttatttgaGGTATTTGGTCTAATTTTCAGGCTCATTTGAGGTAGtgtgatgtaggacgatatttacgtttattttcagtaaaaacaaaaataaagaaaatatcaaaaataatctTGGAGCAGCGctgcttgatcagaattttactcgttctcaaacaatggaagtacaaaaggaaagattgcaACGATTTTCGCTGattatcaattttatattttgattttattttattttattaggactttatttcttttttttaatagggtttgatttgttttaattatttactttctttattaGGATTtggtttactattactactaggattAGGTTGACTTTCTCTataagtatttctcttctataaatatgctagcttattatgtaaaactaactcattgaattattatcaaatcaaaaaaatttctctcaaatGCTCTGAGGAGTTTTATCTTTGTTTTAACTTGCgagcttgtttttatctttttgggtagaagatgAAGAAGCTTTTCCTTGTAGAATCAAAGACGCtactctttgattagttaccttagtcttctgCTAAGTCATATTGGGTctaatttttgttcttaatttaacaatttttttcccattaaaaaaaaaaaaacaattagcatTTTTGTCCCAATAAGTTTAGCTTTGTTGCGactgttcaaaaaaaaaatcctaaaaattcccaaaaatcctttttttttaaaaaaaaaaatcactgtttttggctttttatccctaaaaaaaaaataaaaaaatccaatgtttaaaaatgcccttaaaattcaatgtttacaaatgccataaaaattcaatgtttaaaaatgcccttaaaattcaatgtttacaaatgccataaaaattcaatgtttaaaaatgccctagaaaaattaaaagttaaaaaataatatatattttatgtatttactTGGTTACCTAGTTATAATCGGGTGCTACAAATCGAAATTGGAACTGGGTACCTGATTACCGGTTTTTTCGAACTGGTTTCAAAACCGGTTTTTCGATTTCCCAATTGTCGGTTggtacccaatttttttttgacacccctatttacaataacaaaagaaatatcatcTAAAAGAGGCCAACAACTACCAAAGATGAATATATTTTAGGCTGAGGATCTGAAATTTTTTATGTACCTGCCCATGGCGGCATATTGGTCACCAAAGATATTAATGATTGCGAAGGGCAGCAACAACTTATGGGGCGCATGCACTCACTCTATATGTGAAAGCTACATAAAAAGTTGCACGCTTTGCATTAGTGGGCAAGTGCAAAAGACCAAGTCCCCCAACTTCCCAATTAACCACCCAAGCCGCCCTGAGAAAAAGTGGTCGGCTAAGCCCACTAGTGGCACTGGCATGGTGCATTGGTGCCCCATCACGGCACTagctatattatatatattagctaACTTCTTATTGCCGCCATTGATTGCGTCCTACGCCAACACTGACCGTTGATTTCTCGGCTCACGCACTATCTAGCTAGTAGTAGCCGCTATTCAAAAGCTGTGAAATAGGCGGCGGTCCTTAGTTTCCCATTGCACGCCTGATTATTCATATTATCAAGAAGGGTCAAAACGGTATGTACAGTCACTTCTCTACTGTTCATCCGGTTCCCAAATAAGAGTAGGACGCGTTGACTTAGACAGATGGAATTTGGATTGAGCACAATCTCAGTTGAAACTCGATCCAAAAAGATTGAAATACGTGTCTCATAACAATGCACAAGAATATGTGTAATTGTAACCGAAAACTAAACCGAAGTCATATCTGATGGAAGAGAGATGATAGGGACCCAATTTTTTagccaaataaaaatttaacttttgctttatttattttttaaaataaaataaaataaaataaaataaaaaatggaaaaaatgtttgaagcaaccttatctattttttgtctttcttttatttggtatttttttaaaaatgaaaaatggtattttttttcgtaataatgtcatttttttttaagaaaatgtcattattatgaagaaaaatactatttttcatttttaaaaaaatactaaataaaagaaaggccaaaaataaatgaggttgcttcagacatttttcccattttttattttttatttttttagaaaaaaaaaaaaaaaaaaaaaaggtaaaatttaGACTTTTGTtaggcaaaaaagttgggcctttagcatttacCCCGATGGAATCTTACCTATGATCCTATGAAGCACAGATTGTGGTACGCAAGAGCCAGTTGGCCAATCATTTCACATCTTgtggtttttcttttccttccatTTTATGCGAATTGACAACCACAAGATTTTAAAGCAAACAATGGAGTTCTTTGTCGCGCGTTAGATAGGAATTCATTTCACATCTATTTTGTCTAGAAAAGGAAAGGATAAATGTTTAATAAACCTATAgaaaaccttcttcttctttttccgcaaattttcaaaatttgaattcaacTTTTTGGATTTGTGTAGATTTCAAATAAGTTATTCCATCTATTTTTCGTCTAACAAAATAACATTAGTTAACATTTTTtggctaaataaaaaaatttaaaattgccATCCCTCATTTTCTCTTTGGGGGAAGGGGTGGTCGGAGTAGTCAACCTCCAGAAGTGGGTGGGGGCCGCCATCCACAGCCACCATTAGATGGGCTGGCTctcaatattattttattaacaatGGCTTAAACGAAGTACTTAATCGAATGTTCAACACAAATAGACACACGGGCTTGTGTATGGACGAAGTCGTCAATTGTTACGTGAGTGTGAACTATATTTCTAACCACAAAGATTGATGTCATTCGTGTAAAACATAGTAAAATAAGTCACCTCTAGAATGCTCATTGTGTGAAAGCATATGGTAAAAGGGTGTAATTAGATAAAGTAGTGACAAAGTGTACACACATATAAGCCAGTTTCGGTCTAATGCCGATACGTGAGAATCATAGATTGATGAGAGTTGGCATGAAAGAGTTATTTTTGGTACCAATATAATCATGCTCAGAGTTGCCTTGCATTCTATAAATTAATACAGATGAGATGAGACAATTAAATTTCCATCATAACGGAAAGATCCTTTCAGATTATTTATATTCTATTTCCTCCGGTTCATCCAAGTCCGATGGAGTGATCCATTTAGGATTCTATCCTACTTCTTGTATGTCTTAGTGTTaaagccaaatatatatatatgttttcacgTTCTCAACAATAGTTTCACATTGATATTTTGATAAGGTTTTCCGTGGCATTAGTAggttatatatattcaaaatcatttgttttctatatattgatatgaatattttatatcaaGGTATGATATCAACAATATTGTCGTTACTATATAGTTAATTTcataataaactaaaattattattgcCCCTAAACTTTGATACAATTGACAaacatctttttctttatattttttgtcaTGAATTATTATAGATATGCCAGTGAGACaaatctattaattaattaatatttcttgTTCATATATTTATTCAAATGCTATATACCAGGAGCTCAGGCGTTCAAGGgctagtattaaaaaaaaaaggcttattCTAATGCATGCATACAACCAAACCATGAACGGGGGGAACCCCACCCCACATGCTTGCAAGTTAAAATTGCATACAAAATTAGCATGATTGAGTGGCTTAATTAACTACACATTTTGTCATATGTTTCATGGGAAGTgttaacaaaataattttgtttaaattatagATATGGTGCAATCATGTATGTGACATGACATCCATGAGAGTGACCACAACTCCATCTTTATTATAGTTTTTTCAatagtttaaatttaatttcactttttattctttatttttatggaaaatttgaaattaaatctaaattgttaaaaaaatatgctctaaatttttttttttttttgttttcccaaaTCCTTTGTCTAATTAAAACCCTCCCACCAACAAATGATCAATCCTTTAACAACACcaccccccccacccccccccttataatttattaaacaattCTTTGCTTAGACGGTATCTTCTTCATCATTTAGTGGACAAGATAtttatatagtaaaaaaaaaactatataagttTAATGTGCACACTAATACTGGTGAGAGTCTGCGGTGGCAAGAGCAGTGGCAACCTTGCTATTTCGTGTTTGTAAAGGGGTATTAATGTACTTGGGAGCCTACTTAAACCCCCGCGAGCCCAACAATGCTTGGAAACATCGAAacgaaaagaaggaaaagaatcaTGAGAACCCAACGGCCTCAACTCCTCCTCTCCCTCATCGGCGCAACATTACTCTTCCACCTCCAGCCAATCCCAGCCGTCGGAGACCCCGATCCCACGGGCTCAACCAACGACATAGAATTCATCCGTACAAGCTGCGGCACAACGTTGTACCCGGACCTCTGCTACACCTCGCTGTCCCGCTACGCCAACGCCATACAACAAAACCCGGCTCGGCTGGCGAAAGTAGCCATATCAGTGAGCCTAGCCAAGGCGCAGCGCATGGCCGCCTACGTGTCAAACATCTCCAGCCAAGCCGACTACGGCGCCGACCCCCGGGCCGCGGGGGCGCTCCACGACTGCTTCACCAACTTCGGGGACGCCGTGGACGAGATCCGCGGCTCGCTGAAGCAGATGCGCCAGGTGGGCGACACAGGAGCCGCGTCATTCAGGTTCCAGATGAGCAACGTGCAGACGTGGATGAGCGCGGCTCTGACGGACGAGGACACGTGTACGGACGGGTTCGAGGACGTGAGTGATGGTTCGGTGAAGACGGACGTGTGTGATCGGGTGGCGAAGGCCAGGAAGTTCACGAGCAACGCGCTTGCGCTGGTGAACAGTTATGCCGCCAAGGGGACGCCTTGATGGGTTTGTTAGGTGAATTAGAACAGAATAGCGTGATTGATACTAcgttaaatttatgtttttttgagTGTCTCAAAAGTTCAAAGTTGTATATATTTGGGCTtaatttccttccttttttttttcttttttattattgtgtATTAATTTGGTGTGCTTGTTCCTTCTTTCCtgaatgaaagaaagagaataaggaagcttccttttttgtttcttttaattttttttttttttttaacttgaaaatGAGTTAGTGCTCAAAGTCTCAAAGTGGTTGAGCCAGTGTCTCCCTCTATCCCTCAATGTGTAGACTGATGGCATACAATACGGACAGTAAATTGAATGTTAGAGAGCTACACGCCGTCAAAGATCGAGAAGTGGGGGTGGTCTAAAAGTTCAAATAGCGATCGTTTTATCACTTTTCTAACGGTCCTTGTGAAATAACTGCAGTCCACTTAATTGTGAGTTTGTTCACATCCATATTCGTCTTATTCAAGATTTGCATGATGATGAGGGTGATAAGGGTGATAGTCAGATAGTATCAAAGTATGAGTTATACCACTCATtcttaattcattaatttacaTTCGAATTGGGTCAATTCTTGCTTTAATGTATCTAATTaaacattttaaattgtttaatcttaactcgttaattttatattaaatttatataaaaaaaatttcagcacaGAGTTAAGCGCGCGTGGACATTCCATCTCTTTGTCACGTCTCCTTCTGTTCACTCGAATGGTGAGAGATTTGTGCAGAGTTTAAACATAATAATGTTAAGGTTAATGTTTGTTACACCTACCTCTTTAATTTATAGTTtctaacaatttaattaaaaaatatgccCCATCTGATCCCTAtataactattattattattattattattatttgagtaAACGACGTACAATCATTATTCTCGACACCACCAACAACAAATTAACTACCTGATTTTGAGGACCCATAGCGATCTTGACCAACCACGATTCAAGCATCATAGTAAGGCCAAGATGTTGTATGATTTTGTTCTAGGTGTGACATGCCTCTCCATTTCCTTCAATTATGATGTTTcttcttttcacttttgtttcttttagaaagaaaagaaaaatttgcaTGATTTAAATGGTACACTCTTCCTTTAGACAGCGTTTGTACTCTAATGGTGTTTGCTTTTTAATGTCTAgtggggatatatatatatatatatatagacgtgCCACATTCACTCAATTTATAATAAAGCAAAAGATCCTGATGAATATATATCCACTTTTTAATCCATTGGTCGAAAATTGAAAGAGATATTATGTGAAGatgaggtaaaaaaaaaaatgggtcaGTTTTAGCCGTCACTTTTTGACTGATACATGCAACTTGTGTAcgttatttgattttttttaaaggcagTTACTTTAGGCatacaaaaacaaatgaaaatgaaaatttttagttttttttttttttttttaaacaatttcacttgcattgcatataaaaaaatagtcaGAGTACATGACTCTACATAGAAAGAGCATAGAGCTCTTGGGATACAATATCTGAAATACAGCTAGGTACTTATTCCATCCAGATACGTTCGATGGGATCCTGTATTGCAAATTTTGCCAATCCATGAGCCGCTGTGTTGGCCCCCCTATTAACATGCCTCACCTCCCATCGTCTAAAAACACCCAGAAGCATCTTTGAGTCTTCAACCACTTGTCCATATCGACTCCAGTGGTGCTCCTTGCCATTAATGCTTGAACTACCATGCTGCAATCTCCTTCAAAAATAACCTCTGGAATTCCCAAGTCACGACAGAATTCAATAGCCCTTAATGCACCCATCGCCTCTGCTATAACTGGTTCAGGGTAGGCCTCTACCGAAAATATTTACTATTACACTGTCCCAATTTGCATTTAATCCATAGCTATCGATAAATTAATATATGCTTTTCATATACACTAGCTaggtttatattaaaatttctttATCTAGGTTGATTATATCTAGGTTGATTATAAatagaatttatatatatatatatatatatatatataattctgcAGCTATAATAATATTCAGAAAAGGAAACGTTTTCAATGGTATATAAGTATGGAAAATGATAGGTGTTCTTATAGTGTTCTCCTCCCAATtgttatgtgacttttaaaatcaccaatagattaaaagtcaataatgataatcttaaatttaacgatatttttaaaaactacatcacAGTTAGGAGGATATCAgaagaacactaaaagaacacaTAGCATTTTCCTATAAGTAATTAGCATTACATATGCTTCTTTTTACAGCCGCCAAACTATACTTAATTAGGTTTAATTTTGTCATATAGCATATATAGCGGTAACTATTACATAAACCCGGCCATTGTATATGCTATAATTAATCCATAAGGCAAACTCATAAAAGTTAAGAGATTTCACCTACTACCGACAATTAAATTGTATCTGCATTGTCTGTGTATATAAAACTTGAGAAATCCACCATAATTTATTCCACTTGattaggggaaaaaaatgttACTGCACTTTTTGGGCCATCATAGTGTAAATGAGATATTGAGAACAAGAAAACACAAGTTTAAATTGACAAAAGACAACTCAAAGTAGCTGGCCTTCTTGCACTCttgtctctctctttgtttGTCGTAGTtccctctccctttctcttgTATATATTGCTCTTTCAAAGTAGCTGGCATTTAAAATCAGACAAACCTACTTTTCCGAGCTCAATATGAGATGAATTGGTGGGGCATTTCTCTAGGCTGTCCCTCTTAGGTTTTGGGTAGAAAACATGATTTCTATGGATTCAAATTCTTTAGAATTCATAGTATTCTATCAAGTAAATATCTTCAAATCTCATCATGGTTTGATGTATCATTTTTAGagtctgtttgaaattgcataaTAGAGTTTAACAA
This window encodes:
- the LOC132177515 gene encoding 21 kDa protein-like, with the translated sequence MLGNIETKRRKRIMRTQRPQLLLSLIGATLLFHLQPIPAVGDPDPTGSTNDIEFIRTSCGTTLYPDLCYTSLSRYANAIQQNPARLAKVAISVSLAKAQRMAAYVSNISSQADYGADPRAAGALHDCFTNFGDAVDEIRGSLKQMRQVGDTGAASFRFQMSNVQTWMSAALTDEDTCTDGFEDVSDGSVKTDVCDRVAKARKFTSNALALVNSYAAKGTP